In the genome of Acidimicrobiia bacterium, one region contains:
- a CDS encoding HAD-IG family 5'-nucleotidase, which produces MITVPPPERRIYGNRTLNLRSIRAIGYDMDYTLVHYRVDEWEKRAFHHTRDRLATLGWPVEDLEFDPDSVIRGLTLDLERGNLVKPTRFGYVIRASHGTEFLEFDRLRRDYAATAVDLAEDRWVFLNTLFSLSEAALFAALVDRHDAGQVPGVRSYAHLYDVVRSTLDDAHMEGTLKQEILTDPARFVVEDPEIAATLLDQHHAGKQLLLITNAEWEYTDRIMRYAVDRHLPGDLTWRSLFDAVIVSAAKPDFFTSRRPLYRVVDEGLGLMRPHTGPLRSDTVYVGGGAQQIEDHLGLSGDEILYVGDHLYSDVSVSKALLRWRTALVLRELESEIAAAEAFRPSEERLQALMARKSEVEQRLAAVRLEKQRAQLGYAAASLSVTEADALIEDLRAEVLRVDAEITPLAIESGSLRNSAWGPLMRSGNDKSLFARQVERYADVYTSRVSNFLAATPFAYLRADRGSLPHDV; this is translated from the coding sequence GTGATCACGGTTCCGCCCCCGGAACGCCGCATATACGGCAACCGAACGCTCAACCTCAGGTCGATCCGCGCCATCGGCTACGACATGGACTACACGCTCGTCCACTACCGGGTCGACGAGTGGGAGAAGCGGGCCTTCCATCACACCCGGGATCGCCTGGCGACGCTGGGGTGGCCGGTGGAGGACCTGGAGTTCGACCCGGACTCGGTGATCCGGGGGCTGACGCTCGATCTGGAACGCGGGAATCTGGTCAAACCGACCCGCTTCGGCTACGTCATCCGAGCCTCTCACGGCACCGAGTTCCTGGAGTTCGATCGGCTGCGACGCGACTACGCGGCAACGGCCGTCGACCTCGCCGAAGACCGATGGGTGTTCCTCAACACCCTGTTCTCCCTCTCCGAGGCGGCCCTGTTCGCCGCCCTGGTCGACCGTCACGATGCGGGCCAGGTTCCCGGAGTCAGGAGCTACGCCCATCTCTACGACGTGGTGCGGTCGACATTGGACGACGCACACATGGAGGGCACCCTCAAGCAGGAGATCCTCACCGACCCGGCGAGGTTCGTCGTCGAGGACCCCGAAATCGCCGCCACCCTCTTGGATCAGCATCACGCCGGCAAGCAGCTGCTGCTCATCACCAATGCCGAGTGGGAGTACACGGATCGGATCATGCGCTACGCCGTCGATCGTCATCTCCCCGGTGACCTCACCTGGCGATCGCTGTTCGACGCCGTGATCGTGTCGGCGGCGAAGCCCGACTTCTTCACCTCACGCCGCCCGCTCTACCGGGTTGTGGACGAGGGGCTCGGGTTGATGCGGCCCCACACCGGTCCCCTGCGATCCGACACGGTGTACGTGGGCGGGGGTGCCCAGCAGATCGAAGACCACCTCGGACTGTCGGGCGACGAGATCCTCTACGTGGGCGACCACCTCTACTCGGATGTATCCGTCAGCAAGGCGCTGCTGCGCTGGCGCACGGCACTGGTGCTCCGGGAGCTCGAATCCGAGATCGCCGCCGCCGAAGCGTTCCGACCGAGCGAGGAGAGGCTCCAGGCACTCATGGCCCGCAAGTCGGAGGTGGAGCAGCGCCTGGCGGCGGTTCGCCTGGAGAAGCAGCGAGCCCAACTCGGCTACGCCGCTGCTTCGCTGTCGGTCACCGAAGCCGATGCCCTCATCGAGGACCTGCGCGCAGAGGTGCTGAGGGTCGACGCCGAGATCACCCCGCTCGCCATCGAGTCGGGGAGCCTCCGAAACAGTGCCTGGGGCCCCCTGATGCGTTCCGGGAACGACAAGAGCCTCTTCGCCCGACAGGTGGAGCGGTACGCCGATGTCTACACCTCGCGGGTCTCCAACTTCCTGGCGGCGACTCCGTTCGCCTACCTTCGAGCGGATCGCGGCTCGCTACCCCACGACGTCTGA